A window of the Pirellulales bacterium genome harbors these coding sequences:
- a CDS encoding DUF423 domain-containing protein has translation MSPRIWIILGAVSAAIGVGLGAYHAHGLEKALVARGLTGDDLQKQLHNVDVGLRYQMYHALALVLVGLLALRSPTVCLNIAGVCFVAGTLLFSGCLYIPVLAEIKLPWFLVPSGGAAFIAGWVAMAIAGLKMKLQ, from the coding sequence ATGTCGCCACGAATCTGGATTATCCTTGGGGCCGTTTCCGCGGCGATTGGCGTCGGCCTGGGGGCGTATCATGCCCATGGCTTGGAAAAGGCACTAGTGGCCCGGGGGCTTACTGGCGATGACTTGCAAAAGCAGCTGCACAATGTCGACGTCGGCTTGCGCTACCAGATGTATCATGCGTTGGCGCTCGTTTTGGTCGGTTTGCTAGCGTTGCGGTCGCCAACGGTTTGTCTGAATATCGCCGGAGTGTGTTTTGTGGCCGGCACTCTGCTATTTTCCGGATGCCTGTATATTCCCGTGCTCGCAGAAATCAAACTGCCGTGGTTTTTAGTCCCCAGCGGCGGCGCAGCATTCATCGCCGGTTGGGTCGCGATGGCGATTGCCGGGTTGAAAATGAAATTACAATGA